A region of the Ischnura elegans chromosome 11, ioIscEleg1.1, whole genome shotgun sequence genome:
CAAGAGTATTCTTTCTCTACAGAACAACATTATGTGACATTGCACATTCTGTGAAACAAAATGGATAATTTAATTGGTGTCGATTGGTGTCGTGATATTTATCTGATGATATTTTACATCATAAAAGAAACCCAAATGAAGTCTTGTCAAATGGATTTCCATCCATGAATCAAAATTAatcttgaaaaatggaaaaaatttccacatgttcacagtaaaaaaatccatggAAAAAGGCAGAAAAGCCGACAGGAATTCCTTGGTGTTTGACACCAACGGTATTTCACCGACAAAAATGCCTAACTTCGGAGGAACTGACTAATATTGTAATTAGGTAACATTAATTCTCTAAAAAATCAAACTTATCACTTTATAGAGTTAAGGGGCACGCTAATAAATACTGACCCGTCTTGTTTCcaggcaaatttaaatgaaacatggttgaaCCTTAAGTAACATTCCCCAGGCTCCATTGATACCACAGCCAGTGACAGATCTAGGATAGGGTAACCTCCCAGCGGTAGTGGGGGTcccaaaaaaaattaccattctatctagtgtaaactgAATACATACCCTGGATCTGctactggattgtaacataccaaaagcatgTACATAAAATAGGCCCTGAGGTTTGAGCTTATTTGTGTTTCAATTCGTTAAAATAGGTAAATATAACTATATACATACTTATGCACGATGTGACAACCcccaaaaattatgattttatctaGAGTGTGTTTCGATCTGATGGCCCCTTAACCCAttcgcctcttaatttttcatgagAATTCCTGACCTAcatgccttttatattttttctagggttttaatttacctattattttatagaaaatgaaattttgggtCAAGATGCATCGAATTTTAATGGGATgatttcagttgttttttttcgcTCTTAGTATTTAGTTTTAAGAcaatattcattcaataaacaATGTTGAAATGCAACAACAACAAGTACACTACCGGCAGTTCGCCGGCCCTTTACCTTAAGGAAAATTGTATCAGACCGCCGTCTATTTACCCGAATGGATTAAtccttcccccccctccctcccaaagATGCACCACTGACCACAGGGGTGGGGTAATCCCGCAGAATAAGTCTATGTATTCTGCTGTTACCATCGTCTTGAATCACCATTGACTactagaaataaaattctctttcctGGAGGACCCTGGAAACTAAAATGTGCATATTGGAGGTTTCTTAAGAGTCATTTGAATGCTATTTTATAGGGGCGACAGATTACATCAAATTGGCAAAATTCTGAAAAACCTTCTGTTTAATAGACATTCCATAGTTTCCAATTCTAGATTGATGTTCTTCTTTTGTATCCTTAATTAACTCAACTTAAATGATGCAAGGATGACTTTTCAAGTGCATAACAACATACATCTTACTTTTTTccagaataaaattgaaaaaaatgcatcgagacaactgaaaaaattgtaaaagtggAATAATAAATGTTGATAAGCATCCACAATAACATTTGGTGAACctatgatttaaaattaattgatattttaataataaaatatcatccaTCATATTTAATTCTACCTCTCTTTTTTCAGCTATTTTCTGAAACGTGTTTTCTGACCTGTGGGAAGTGCACATTAAAGAGATACAGATTTATTTTTGTTGCATGTGGCACCTGTTTGTGACATAGaactatattttttatccatagAAAGCTGTTCTGATCATTAAGACTCTAAAACGTCAAGAAATGGCAAGTTCTCATTTACAGTTTTTCCAGATTTAGTATTTGAAATTGTGTGCCCCACGAACAACCTTAAATCGGGATTCTACAGTATTTTGTGCTCTGTGAAGACTCAGGCTCTAACAGCCATTTCAGAACACATTACTATTGAATTAAATTAGGAAATTGAGCTTAAAATATGCAGGCAGACATTGGcagatccaggataaggacagtTGGGGGGGTAGAGGGGTCTCTCCTCTGCTGCTTATATTAGACAACTGAACACAATCACCAATTGAATAACCAGGGGGGCTACAGCTATAGCTAATAGAACTAGGGCTATAGTGCCCCCTAATTCCCTCTCTCAATCCGCCACTGCAGGCAAATATGTACCAATAATAAGACTTGTGAGAGTGTTGCACTAGgccaaattagaaaaaaaccttgCTAAAGCCATAAATTTTTTACAcggtaaaaatcaattaatagatCATTACATTGATATTTTAAGCTAATAAAGGCAACTAACTTATATCTGATCATTTTGTTGGTATTaatattgagagaaaaaataaaatgggttagcattaaaaaatagtaaattgcAATGCTTAGATGGCTCACctcaaagctaaaaaaaatttatgacatgcgatagttaaaaaaaaacatcattagtCCATATTCCTTCACCAAGTCAAGCCATTCGTTAACTATTTTCCTAATACATAAAATTCTACAAGGCAGATATTTATTGCCattaaatgagagaaaataatcataaattcTCTGTTCATCGGAAAAAGATCTTCCAACACTAAGCCCAAGCAAATGACAGTTTTCCTTGCTTTCAGAAGTTCTGTAATCATGGAAATCACAAATTTAGCAGTTAGATTTCTcaggaaataattttgagacagGTTTTCATCTAAGATACCCACTCGTGTGCTCCAGGTGTATGTACTTACTTTATGCTCACCCACTTGTACTCTCTCATCTCCAGCTTACGGCATATCCATAGACCAACCCAAATTCCAAGGCCATTGCAAAGTAGAATATCCAGCACAATGGCGTCCCACCAACACTCGACAAAATTAGGCAGCAGGTGAGCAAACGCTATCTGAAAGAAGAAGATGAAGCACATGAAAGAAATAACTAAAAATTCCACAAAGATAAGACACTCATACAGCTGAGTACGTACTCTAAAATGATGAATCCCACCATGGCTTACACCCATAATGTTATGAACATATTACAGAAAGAAACGGAGCTCTTTCCTCAAATTAGTGTCACAAATACACTCAGGATTTTCCCTTTGAATTTTACAATGAATCAGCCTCAGCACTAATAGTAGGAATgcatagtccaggaaatgaagctcgaaaaagtgcaaaacctcgcaattttttcaaactgaatcaatTTGTATGAAAGTTTTGGATTGGGCTAATCTTACCCTCTACTTCAAATTCTATACTATGCCAGTGGGCACTTTTTCTTtataggggtgaaaactacccctaaaagccaaaagttaaaaaaaaattacattttgaagctttattttagtaaaatttgGTTTGCCTTCATtgaatagtgatttttttatgctttggaacattatttcatgatatttcaCCCTTAACAATCAATCCTtacaatataatgtaaaaaaaattatttaccataaaaaatacattattcgTAAGTATTCTAATTTAAGAATGCTGttgcttaaaatatgtactaATTTCATATTGTAACTTATCAACCCTTACAAAACCACCTCATTTAACATTGCAATGCTTATAAACTACTTAAAATaggtataaataggaaaaaattaaatttacacacaAACgtttatttacacaaaaatacactaaatatttacatgcacagacaaaaataaaacttaaacatatgcagataaaaataaatatattaattatcttcatttaaataattatcatgttCGTCTAAGTCATCCTTGCCTTCTTCTTATTCTGGACAATCCTCACCAGAGTAGCCAGAACAAATCAAATTGCAGCATAATTCCACTTTTCTTCAGCCACATGGAATGGCGCACCCTTTCTtatgattataaaaaatcattttgagaaTTTCTTCATGTGCTTTTcttaagaaaggatttttttaaatttacacgaGATATCCAAGTTTTCTTCGAAAAATGCACATTCAATCTCTAAAATTTAGCGTTTCAAAAACAAAAGCTATCCATTAAGAAGCCATATCTTGGTTCGTATTGGTTGtcaagaaacataaaaaaataattttctttttttttataagctaaaattttataatttacagttTCTTTGAGAAATACATCTTCATCAAGTTgcgaaaaatcgattaaaaacattgactttttttttgcaaaactttaacttttaatcgcaaataactcaaaaaacattaatttaaaaaaaaatttgaagaacaatttttgctttaaattaatttttccatcgatttctttggtcaaaatactttttaaaatttcatccccCAAGTGGGGGTGAAAATCACCCCCAGAGCCTGTTGGAGTGATATTGATTTTCCTCATTGGTCTCTTCCCTACCGactgtcaaaatttcaaataaattgatgaagttcgaaaaaattgcaagccaaagtgcttcatttcctggaataatattatttttgacacTTTATGCAGCAGCTTACAGTAAATACGTAATGCTTTCTCCAAACAATTCCCCATCCACTTTCCACCCCTGCACTCTCTACCTCACCTCACCTACAAAGACCCCATAAGGCACCTCGTCTACATCACCAATGTCATTTCCACAGTTGAGAGTAGATGCCTGTCTGCACAAACAACCCAAACTATTTTTAACCATGTCATGCATTCTCTGAGATCTTTATGATCCAAAAAAAATGGTTTACGAACCATGTTATAGTTGCCATATAGAGAATCATGAAGAATTcactttaaaaaccaaaaaacttAACATTATCATCTTTAGACATCTTTAAAATtctggtatttataaaaaaatataatttttttaaaacagcgAGTGCCATAGCTACAAAACTAGATCTAGTGACAAACTTCAAGTACATACTACCAAGAAACACAAAACTCTGCAGTGATGGTCCATATCATAAAGGCATAAAATTGTGCAGCGGTTTACCTCAGAGTATTAGGAATGTTACACCCCTTCAACAATttaaaaggaaactaaaaaaCCTACTATGTACTtagtgaagttttttttatactgtagctgaattcttttttttcctcagaaacCAAATGGATTGTAATTTATGAAATGTaggaaaattgtaaaatattcaaaacttgtaaatattatcactcctaaaacttgcataaaaatgtttgtaCTCTTGTATCTTAtcttaaatgtttatatttgctTTGGAATGTGATATTTTTGAATTGTTGTTTTGCAATTGAATGGAACAGTTTTATTAATGACAAAGCCTATGTCTACATTTTGTATGACCAAacagatgaataaaatattattatttaaattaaagaataCATTCGACAAAATGAATAGAGCAACAGTACAGAATTTTCTCAACTGTTGGAAATGATGCAAAATAAACATTCGGTGcataaaaaaagtatatttaacaTATTACACATTGCCTAAAGCTAAAAACAAATggatttaatttgtattttatatattgagcTCCTACAATAGCCAACCATATTGCAATCTCTGTTGTGTGTTAGATGTATTGCTTGCAATACATCTAACACACAAAGCAGGCATTGGGTGTGATACAAAATTAACTGGCAACATTGGGGTTATTGTTCCCTATTTTTCTGTTACTCAACAAGTTTGTTTACAAACACACAATATGTGCTTCAATGAGAAACTATTGACATAATTAagaaatgtgtaatatttcaaatcctgctaCATTAACAGccgtgaaatatacatgaattgacatgagaaaaaattcccctggaccacgAATCAAATCatggacctttgactttccgcaACCACTGCGCAGACCATTATAATACCCGGGTTCctaaattcccatggcaattgtaccgaggctcatggtattGGGTGTTAGGCCCTCTCGGTCCATCGAAGATTAAGACatagggagaaaggacttccaagaagcttAGAATATACAAATGATGAGAAATAATATTGGGTAACGCTTCCTTATCTCGGCTAAATTTCTCACCAAGCAGCTAAAGCTTTTCCGAGAGATAAGTGTAGAGTCAGCTTTAAGCCACCTAGAACCTTAAGAACTCTTTTCAGCCACACAAAAGACTCTCTCGACCCCATGCCACAATGCCGTGTTTATGAACTCAAATGGATAAAGGACAATTTAGAAGCCCCCACGGCAGATTATCTGgaagtattaaataatttaatgtaataaaagtgaagtttttaatATGCTACCCATAGAGGCCAGGCATGTCAGCCTGCGAagatttaaaacaattatttatcacTGTCTTCTAACTGaagcattttattcattaaaggaattttttgagaatattatctctgaaataaatttttttattgatccaAGTATTCTTTTGAAGTATCATGATGATGACTATCGCAGTGCATTTCTGTTAAGTGTGAAATgcaatattacaattatttttttttattggaaagaTCCTCCAATCTTCAGAACCTGTACTACATTGATTTATGAAATACTTGGGGCTGGAGATAGACATCATTCAAGGGTTCATTTCGATAGCATTCCCttggttataataaaaaaatttaaaaacctctATAAATAACTGAGGGCTGAATACTACACCTTGCATCACTGGTTTCAGATTCCACCAGCCGTGAATTTAGATGCTTGCAGGTTCTGATAGCACCTTTGCTTCAAAACTAATCCAATTATAATTTTGTGGATTCAAACCTATCTACATTACTATTCATCGACTATTCAGACAAATACTCGCTACTAGAGGTAAAATGGGCACTGGGAACTACTACAATgacaaaatacattaatttcatGATAGTCAAGGAGTAGACACTTAGTACCCTTTCAATCATTTAACGTATTATGCAGTTATATGCTAGAGAATGATTGTTTGCATAAATTAACTCACCTCTGTGAACTCCCACATTACACTGATAGTCCACAAAATACCAAAATGCCGCACCAGTACAGCCTTAAAAATCCAGCCCAGAAAATGAGCCCAGGCAAACACATCAACATGACTCCAAACTCTTTCCCAAGTGATGTCCGAGCAGTTGACTCCATATTCctattatttaaataagagaaacaaaatattgatgtaTAAATAGTGCGGTTGATGTTCCCAAACCAAACAGACATGAAGACACCAATATACCTTTTCCATATCTATGCTGAAATTCTGGAGCTTGGGGTCCATCCAAACCAATATACCTCTAACAGTGGAATATCTTTGAAACAGGAGAAACAATAATGCTAATAAATAGAGAACGCTCAGTCCAAAAACCATTCTCCAGACTGCAGGATGCGGTCTAACAAAAGGACCATTTGGAAAGGCTAATACGGAGATGATGAGGAAGAAAAAGACCACGCAGCACATTCCTGCCCATATATTATCTTTGGTATCAAGATCATTCCtgcaaagtaaaataaatatcctcattTTACTTTCACTGAAAGTCATTCATACACACCGGTTGCATAGACGCATcaaaagagtaaattttaagcattttccgATCCGCACTTATAAtatagtgattttttaaataagtatattCTACGATGAATACAATAACTCCCATACAAATTACGACAAGTTAATCCTTCAGTTACCAAAAATATCTTTCGATATGCAGACGTAAATAGTCCACAGCCGTTCACCACCGAAATAATccataataaatacaaaacatacaATTAGCTTTACCATTAAATTACCTCGTGAAAGCCGTGTATATTACTGCAGCAATAGAAACCGTGAGTAAAGTTACTGTGTGAGGCTTGTAGAAAAATTCCAACGAAATATCGTCTACTGGCCTTTCATTCATACTAGAAAAACTGTCAGGAGTATCCGATATCGCAGGATTTGATCCACTGAGCCGACCCATTTTGTAACAGTATTAGACCAAACCGGAGCAATCATAGATCAAGTATCCAGGATAATCTCATTTATTACCCAGCCGATTAAGTCATAGCTACGGAGGTTCACGGACCTGCAGACCAGAGTCAAGTTATCCcagaaattccatttaaaaaaatacggtaCTTCAAGGGGCAACTTCGCTCGAGGTTTCAATGAGTTGTCTTTTGAGAATACTTCTCTGTATAATATACATTgaaattggtatttattttaaacctttttttcgcCCGCATATTTAGCTAGAAAACAGTGGCACATCAAATAAGGGTTTTCAACCATTTTGCTATATACAAATCAAATACGACaatatcagttgaaaataagGAAAGGCGAGGAAAGGTAACATAACTCGCGTTCTAAAGGAATCTCCATCGACACTCATTCTGATTTCAAGCCACTTTATTTCCCTGGACCGAATCATCCTTAATTTGAAGTTTCGCCAGACAATTAGTTGCGAACGTTCATGTAAAGTATGCAATATCTTTTTATGCTTGTTTTAATTTCACGATTATAAGAGAAATTTGTACTatgtatgaaaaatttaaagatacAATCAAATAATTCTGCGAAGTGCCTTCTCATGTTCTCAAATGTGTTGTGGTGTGTGGCTTGGTTTTCTTGGCTATATTCTAAAAGGCTGTTCCATTTTATCTTACCTTTCTGTCATCTACATATGAATACAGTGCTTTGCCTATCGTCACATATTTTTTAGTTTCATTGGCAAGAATATCATGGTTTACTTTTGCCCTTAAAATTTAGTTTATCCAAAATGTTGAAAGCATTGAGGGTGATCCTCAGCCGGTCGTCGACGACATGTGTGAGAATAACACAAAGAAGGTTGCTCGTAAGCACCAAAATTGACACAAAGGATGTAGCGGAGCCTCCTAACTCTTCTCCTGCCTGCATAGGTGAAGATATCGATGCAGGAATTGAAAATCGCGAGAGTGATAGTTCGTTGTTGAGTCCCAATGGCACAATTGAGTTGGAAACTTACGCACCATATTATGTGCCATCATTTAATTTCGCCGCTTATGTCAATAAATCCTCGACTTTACAAGAACTGGTGAAACTGGGAGTTAATTTGTATgattgggagaaaagaaaagggaTTCCTAATTACGTGTTGAAATTGGACTTCGATAGGGACATTAAAAAAGTTATAAGGTATTTCTCTTTCTATACTATCGCCTTTCCTTGAGGGAACATGATACGCTTGACTTATTTTGAAATTCATGTCTACAGATTCCTGCATGATCTAGGAGTCCCTGCTgaaaaattaggattttttatCACGAAGAATCcattgattttcaaagaaaatattgaagactTGCAAGTTCGTGTGAATTACTTGGAAtctaaaaatttttcaaatgaaatgattCAGAGAGTTATCACTGCTAATCCATTTTGGCTCATGTTCAGGTAGGAATGCATCGCTGAATTTAGTTTTTGTGCATGGGTACAGGATGCTGataattaaaatgcaatgatattataTTATAGCACGGCTAGAATAGACAGAAGGCTGGgacattttcaaaatactttccAGCTTACGGGGGAGGATGTGAGAGCATTGTGTACCAAACAGCCTCGACTAATTACCTTCAATATGAATTCCATACAGGTAAAGTATTTACAGATTTTCTAAGTCCAATGTGATTCGATTCAGAACAAATAAGCAACAAATTCTTTTTCTTCCAGGAAGTTACTTTTGCTGTCAAGGAACTGATGGGATATGAAGTGTTAGAAATGAAAGCTCTCCTCTTAAAATCTCCAATACTTTGGATGATGAGTAAGTTTACATTCTAAAATGGAATATATGCCTGGTAAAATAGAGCTCATGGCTTTACTGCTTGAAATTTTGCTGAACCGCTGGAAATTGCTTACTTTTGGTTTACTTATTTTAAGCCACATTCAATTCACAACAACATTTTCTTCTGAATGTTCTCATGTTAACTGATGCCGAGAGCCAGTATCAGGATATTTTTACAGTATGAAAATGACCCCTTTACCTCACACAAGGTGATAGATAAATGATGCAAGCTATTCTGCTGTCATCTTTGGTCCTAGAGCAACCAAAGTCCCTGGTAAAATATCTGCTCTTTGATGGACATCTCCCCAACCAGGGTCTATAACCTGATGCAAAATTTGCATAACTTTTTGTGGAATCAACTAACAAGAGAATTCCCTCTTGTGTCGCAACActtctcattcaaattttgcttTTTGATAGGAAACGAATACCCATGatgtgtagtttttgtttcagctacCAACCCACAATACTTTTTGCGATATTAGCAAAGGAAGGTACCAGGAATACGCCTAAATTAAT
Encoded here:
- the LOC124167589 gene encoding transcription termination factor 3, mitochondrial isoform X1 — protein: MKNLKIQSNNSAKCLLMFSNVLCLSKMLKALRVILSRSSTTCVRITQRRLLVSTKIDTKDVAEPPNSSPACIGEDIDAGIENRESDSSLLSPNGTIELETYAPYYVPSFNFAAYVNKSSTLQELVKLGVNLYDWEKRKGIPNYVLKLDFDRDIKKVIRFLHDLGVPAEKLGFFITKNPLIFKENIEDLQVRVNYLESKNFSNEMIQRVITANPFWLMFSTARIDRRLGHFQNTFQLTGEDVRALCTKQPRLITFNMNSIQEVTFAVKELMGYEVLEMKALLLKSPILWMMNKDVLMARFNYIYGEMGVSQDLILQNPGILRSRLFRIKQRHEFLQKCCPKVPDGKSRYDPKSLGYVSLDALASGSDAEFCINVAKVSIETFNAFLKSL
- the LOC124167589 gene encoding transcription termination factor 3, mitochondrial isoform X2; translation: MLKALRVILSRSSTTCVRITQRRLLVSTKIDTKDVAEPPNSSPACIGEDIDAGIENRESDSSLLSPNGTIELETYAPYYVPSFNFAAYVNKSSTLQELVKLGVNLYDWEKRKGIPNYVLKLDFDRDIKKVIRFLHDLGVPAEKLGFFITKNPLIFKENIEDLQVRVNYLESKNFSNEMIQRVITANPFWLMFSTARIDRRLGHFQNTFQLTGEDVRALCTKQPRLITFNMNSIQEVTFAVKELMGYEVLEMKALLLKSPILWMMNKDVLMARFNYIYGEMGVSQDLILQNPGILRSRLFRIKQRHEFLQKCCPKVPDGKSRYDPKSLGYVSLDALASGSDAEFCINVAKVSIETFNAFLKSL
- the LOC124167587 gene encoding phosphatidylserine synthase-like isoform X1 is translated as MGRLSGSNPAISDTPDSFSSMNERPVDDISLEFFYKPHTVTLLTVSIAAVIYTAFTRNDLDTKDNIWAGMCCVVFFFLIISVLAFPNGPFVRPHPAVWRMVFGLSVLYLLALLFLLFQRYSTVRGILVWMDPKLQNFSIDMEKEYGVNCSDITWERVWSHVDVFAWAHFLGWIFKAVLVRHFGILWTISVMWEFTEIAFAHLLPNFVECWWDAIVLDILLCNGLGIWVGLWICRKLEMREYKWVSIKDIHSTGGKIKRAVLQFTPESWTQVRWLDPASTYMRFFAVTQMVVFWQVSELNTFFLKHVFEMPPSHPLVVGRLIFIGTVVAPSVRQYYTYVTDSRCRRVGTQCWVYGAIMFTEAVLCIKNGLHLFGQTQVINIILWLLLQFLLSVACVYSCLLYHRHFQSSDDKSRDASPLKSAHGSTSHLNQLPPKMQLPKEAFAVDGSLGTGDAEVVTKAKIPEHLELRHRQRTEINGMLVQ